One genomic region from Salvia hispanica cultivar TCC Black 2014 chromosome 2, UniMelb_Shisp_WGS_1.0, whole genome shotgun sequence encodes:
- the LOC125203084 gene encoding uncharacterized protein LOC125203084 yields MPPVRGSAAREKQKCSECMRPYTMLDRIPNQVRHANRLVGVTDIDCMLNLQMDRNTFGRLCQLLKQRGGLTDVKCVSVEEQVAKFIGLLAYHKNSKFVDFTIEKSDQTVPDYVHEVLKAVLKLHDILVVQPEPVPEDCLDPRWKWFKGCLGALDAAHINVLVDNEDKGRYRNKKREITTNNLVTCDRNLRFGYILVGWEGSASDIRVLRDAVFRDHGLKVPKGNYYLCDYGYTNSEGFLTLYKKVRYHLKDWGPAMDMPQHAQELFNLRHAKARNTIERAVTVLKMRWGILRSPVFFPIQVQNRLIMASFYLHNFIRAEMDVDPIEQRLGVGPWESDNEEAHGDIPFVDAIDPSLDWNRKRDELAKAMWLHGHVCEV; encoded by the exons ATGCCGCCTGTTCGTGGTTCTGCTGCTAGAGAGAAGCAAAAGTGTAGTGAATGCATGCGACCATACACAATGCTAGATAGGATCCCCAATCAAGTAAGGCACGCAAACAGATTAGTAGGCGTAACTGACATCGACTGCATGCTAAACCTTCAAATGGACCGCAATACATTTGGAAGACTATGTCAGTTGCTAAAACAAAGAGGGGGTTTGACAGATGTGAAATGTGTTAGTGTCGAGGAGCAAGTAGCAAAGTTCATAGGTCTTCTAGCCTATCACAAGAACAGTAAGTTTGTTGATTTCACCATTGAGAAGTCAGATCAGACTGTTCCTGACTACGTCCATGAAGTTTTAAAAGCTGTTTTAAAGCTTCATGATATCCTCGTGGTACAACCAGAGCCTGTGCCGGAAGATTGTCTTGATCCTAGATGGAAGTGGTTTAAAGGTTGTCTGGGGGCGTTGGATGCGGCGCATATAAATGTACTTGTCGATAATGAAGATAAGGGCCGATACAGGAACAAAAAGCGGGAAATTACTACAAATAATTTAGTGACGTGTGATCGAAATTTGAGATTTGGTTACATCCTAGTTGGTTGGGAGGGATCAGCCAGCGACATAAGGGTTCTCCGAGATGCGGTCTTCAGGGACCATGGCTTGAAAGTACCAAAAG GGAACTACTATTTGTGCGACTATGGGTACACAAATAGCGAAGGCTTTTTGACACTGTACAAAAAGGTGAGGTACCATTTGAAAGATTGGGGTCCCGCTATGGATATGCCTCAGCACGCCCAGGAATTGTTCAACCTTAGGCACGCTAAAGCCCGCAATACTATTGAACGTGCAGTTACTGTACTTAAGATGAGATGGGGTATATTACGTAGCCCTGTTTTCTTCCCAATCCAGGTTCAAAATAGGCTCATCATGGcatctttttatttacataatttcATTCGTGCCGAGATGGATGTCGATCCTATTGAGCAACGATTGGGAGTTGGGCCATGGGAAAGTGATAACGAGGAAGCACATGGTGACATTCCGTTTGTTGATGCAATAGACCCTTCACTGGACTGGAATCGGAAGAGAGATGAATTGGCAAAAGCAATGTGGCTTCAT GGACATGTATGCGAGGTGTGA